In Carya illinoinensis cultivar Pawnee chromosome 7, C.illinoinensisPawnee_v1, whole genome shotgun sequence, the following are encoded in one genomic region:
- the LOC122315861 gene encoding protein ACCUMULATION AND REPLICATION OF CHLOROPLASTS 6, chloroplastic, which yields MEGLSPLGIGLRTTPSLLVPHPLLRKSHKLIPSSSSSSSGGGGVSLSTTCSASKWADRLIADFQFIADPSDHPISSNTATLPPPPLAPPERHVSIPIDFYRVLGAETHFLVDGIRRAYEARVSKPPPYGFSDDALISRRQILQGACETLLNPASRRDYNQGLAEDEHGTILTQIPWDKVPGALCVLQEAGETELVIQIGESLLRERLHKSFKQDVVLVLALAYVDMSRDAMALTPPDFIRGCEVLGRALKLLQEEGASSLAPNLQAQIDETLEEITPRCVLELLALPLGDEYRSRREEGLHGVRNILWAVGGGGAAIIAGGFTREDFLNEAFLRMTTAEQVDLYAATPPTVPAECFEVYGVALALVAQAFVGKKPHLIKDADNLFQKLQQAQVTALDNSVLSYSSKGNPEIDFALERGLCSLLVGELDECRSWLGLDSDNSPYRNPSVVDFVLENSNDDYDKDLPGLCKLLETWLMEVVFPRFRDTQGIQFKLGDYYDDPKVLRYLERLEGADGSPLAAAAAIVRIGAEATAVLDHVKTSAIQTLQKVFPLGHRDQSAGNQDDNDINNFFPAVESEEPLEESDQDDSAKNAEISGRNGTCETHEEESITEKIKDASVKIMCAGVVIGLMTSVGLKYLPARNGLSIQRKVGSAMASNAVSVGFSGDEKAGEESPKMDARIAEGLVRKWQNIKSLAFGPDHYLDRLPEVLDGEMLKIWTDRAAEIAQLGWFYEYSLLNLAIDSVTVSLDGQRAVVEATLEESAYLTVVDHPEQNASNTRTYTARYGMSRSNPGWKITEGAVLEA from the exons ATGGAAGGGTTGAGCCCCCTAGGCATTGGCCTCCGTACCACTCCAAGCCTCCTAGTACCCCATCCACTCCTTCGAAAATCCCACAAACTCAtaccctcctcctcctcctcctcctccggtGGCGGCGGCGTTAGTCTTTCGACCACCTGTTCCGCCAGCAAATGGGCCGACCGTCTCATCGCCGACTTCCAATTTATCGCCGACCCCTCCGACCATCCTATCTCATCAAACACCGCCACTCTCCCTCCCCCTCCACTCGCTCCACCCGAACGCCACGTCTCAATTCCTATCGACTTCTATCGGGTCCTCGGAGCCGAGACGCATTTTCTGGTTGATGGTATCCGGCGAGCATATGAAGCTAGGGTTTCGAAGCCTCCCCCGTATGGGTTCAGCGACGACGCATTGATCAGCCGGCGCCAAATTCTTCAAGGCGCTTGCGAAACCCTATTGAACCCAGCTTCCCGAAGAGATTACAATCAAGGCCTCGCGGAGGACGAACACGGAACAATTCTCACCCAAATCCCCTGGGATAAG GTTCCTGGCGCTTTGTGTGTGTTGCAAGAGGCCGGAGAGACGGAGTTGGTTATTCAAATTGGAGAGAGTTTGCTTAGAGAGAGGCTGCACAAATCGTTCAAGCAAGATGTTGTCTTGGTGTTGGCACTTGCTTATGTCGATATGTCGAGGGACGCAATGGCATTGACTCCGCCGGACTTCATTCGGGGTTGCGAGGTACTCGGGAGGGCTTTGAAGCTCTTGCAG GAAGAAGGGGCCAGTAGTCTTGCACCAAATTTACAAGCGCAGATTGACGAGACATTGGAAGAGATCACTCCACGATGTGTACTGGAGCTGCTAGCCTTACCACTTGGTGACGAGTACCGATCAAGACGGGAAGAGGGTCTCCATGGTGTGCGTAACATTTTGTGGGCTGTTGGAGGAGGGGGAGCAGCTATTATTGCTGGAGGATTCACGCGTGAAGATTTCCTGAATGAGGCATTTTTGCGCATGACGACAGCTGAGCAG GTCGATTTGTATGCAGCCACACCACCAACTGTCCCAGCTGAATGTTTTGAAGTTTATGGAGTAGCGCTTGCACTCGTTGCACAAGCCTTTGTTGGTAAAAAACCTCATCTCATTAAAGATGCTGATAATCTGTTCCAAAAACTTCAGCAGGCTCAGGTGACAGCTCTTGATAATTCAGTCCTTTCCTATTCATCCAAAGGAAACCCTGAGATAGACTTTGCATTAGAGAGGGGCCTTTGTTCACTACTTGTAGGGGAGCTTGATGAGTGTCGCTCATGGTTGGGCTTGGACAGCGATAATTCACCTTACAGAAATCCGTCTgttgtagattttgtgttggagaATTCAAATGATGACTATGACAAGGATCTTCCTGGGCTTTGTAAACTGTTGGAGACGTGGTTGATGGAGGTGGTTTTTCCTAGATTTAGAGACACTCAAGGCATACAGTTCAAGCTTGGGGATTACTACGATGATCCTAAAGTCCTGAGATATTTGGAAAGGCTGGAGGGTGCAGATGGCTCACCCTTAGCTGCAGCAGCAGCAATAGTGAGGATTGGTGCTGAGGCTACTGCAGTTCTTGATCACGTAAAGACTAGTGCAATTCAGACATTGCAGAAGGTGTTCCCTCTTGGTCACAGAGACCAGAGCGCAGGAAATCAAGATGATAACGACATCAATAACTTTTTTCCTGCTGTAGAAAGTGAGGAGCCTCTGGAAGAATCTGATCAAGACGATTCTGCCAAAAATGCTGAGATCTCTGGACGCAATGGGACCTGTGAAACACATGAAGAAGAATCAATTactgaaaaaattaaagatgcaaGTGTGAAGATCATGTGCGCCGGTGTGGTCATTGGACTAATGACTTCGGTTGGCTTGAAGTATTTACCAGCTAGAAATGGCTTGTCCATCCAACGGAAAGTTGGTTCAGCAATGGCCTCCAATGCTGTTAGTGTAG GTTTTTCTGGAGATGAAAAGGCTggggaggaatcacccaaaatGGATGCAAGAATTGCAGAAGGTCTAGTTCGCAAATGGCAGAACATTAAATCTCTAGCATTTGGACCTGATCATTACCTAGACAGATTGCCAGAG GTTTTGGACGGTGAGATGTTGAAGATATGGACAGATCGTGCGGCTGAAATTGCCCAACTTGGTTGGTTCTATGAATACAGTCTATTGAACCTCGCAATTGACAGCGTCACAGTCTCACTAGATGGGCAGCGAGCTGTGGTTGAAGCAACTCTCGAGGAGTCGGCCTACCTAACTGTTGTGGACCATCCGGAGCAGAATGCCTCCAACACCAGGACCTATACAGCTAGATACGGAATGTCGCGTTCCAACCCAGGATGGAAAATTACTGAAGGAGCTGTCCTCGAAGCGTAA
- the LOC122317251 gene encoding probable LRR receptor-like serine/threonine-protein kinase At4g36180, translating into MATFSFYFLFLFLFTMPCFIAILSSAQRSGKSLSEIQALTAFKAGLYDPLGALDGWDSSTPSAPCDWRGIVCYENRVRELRLPRLGLGGRVSDRLADLRELRKLSLHSNGFNGSIPSSLSQCALLRAVYLHYNSLSGTLPPSIFNLTNLQVLNVAHNLLSGRIPVYVSQSLRYLDLSSNAFSGDIPSNFSAKSQLQLINLSYNLISGQVPARIGELQELEYLWMDSNKLYGTLPSAIANCSSLIHLSAEDNALRGLIPATIGAIPRLQVLSLSRNEFSGSVPASLFCSIASANHSFSLRIVQLGFNALTGMVKPPNGKCLSVMEVLDLKENQIHGLFPTWLTNVTTIRVMDLSGNFFSSTLPVEIGNLLRLEELRVANNSLTGEVPSEIVKCSSLRVLDLEGNRFSGLVPGFFGVLGSLKVLSLGRNMFSGSIPLELGRLSELEMLNLSDNKLTGNVPEEIMRLSNLSALNLSNNRLSGEVLSNIGDLSNLQILNLSLCGFSGSVPASVGSLMKLAVLDLSKQNLSGELPIELFGLPSLQVVALEDNHLSGDVPEGFSSLVSLQYLNLTSNAFTGEIPATYGFLQSLVVLSASRNRISGIIPPELGNCSGLEVLELRSNRLEGHIPGDISRSSRLKKLDLGQNRITGEIPDELSNCSSLTSLLLDANHLAGHIPDSLSNLSKLTTLNLASNRLSGSIPASLSRISGLRYLNLSSNELEGEIPKMLGTRFNDPAVFATNRNLCGKPLNRECANVRRRKKKRLILLIVVAIAGACLLTICCCGYIYSLLRWRKKLREGATGEKKRSPARASSGGERGRGSGENGGPKLVMFNNKITVAETLEATRQFDEENVLSRGRFGLIFKASFQDGMVLAIRRLPDGSIDDNTFRKEAESLGKVKHRNLTVLRGYYAGPPDLRLLVYDYMPNGNLATLLQEASHQEGHVLNWPMRHLIALGIARGIAFLHSVSIVHGDVKPQNVLFDADFEAHLSEFGLDRLTIATPAEASSSSTPIGSLGYVSPEAALTGQATREADVYSFGIVLLEILTGRKPVMFTQDEDIVKWVKRQLQRGQVSELLEPGLLELDPESSEWEEFLLGVKVALLCTAPDPLDRPSMTDIVFMLEGCRVGPEIPSSADPTSLPSPA; encoded by the coding sequence ATGGCAACGTTTAGTTTCTACTTCCTTTTCTTATTCCTCTTCACTATGCCGTGCTTCATTGCCATCTTATCCTCTGCGCAACGCAGCGGCAAAAGTTTGTCGGAGATCCAAGCATTAACGGCCTTTAAAGCTGGTCTCTACGATCCGTTGGGGGCATTGGACGGCTGGGATTCGTCCACCCCGTCGGCACCTTGTGACTGGCGTGGCATTGTGTGTTATGAAAATCGAGTCCGCGAGCTGCGCTTGCCTCGTCTCGGACTAGGGGGTCGGGTCAGTGATCGACTCGCTGACTTGCGAGAGCTGCGCAAGCTTAGCCTCCACTCCAATGGCTTCAACGGCTCCATACCTTCGTCGCTCTCTCAATGCGCTCTCCTACGCGCCGTTTACCTTCACTACAACTCGCTTTCTGGTACTCTGCCGCCGTCCATATTTAACCTCACGAATCTCCAAGTACTCAACGTCGCTCACAACCTCCTGTCTGGAAGAATCCCCGTTTATGTGTCGCAGAGTCTCAGGTACCTCGATTTATCGTCGAACGCATTCTCCGGCGACATACCGTCGAACTTCTCTGCGAAATCTCAGCTCCAACTTATCAACTTATCGTACAACCTGATTTCGGGTCAAGTCCCGGCGAGAATAGGAGAGCTTCAGGAGCTTGAGTATCTCTGGATGGACTCGAACAAATTGTACGGGACTCTGCCTTCGGCTATTGCAAACTGTTCCTCCCTCATACATCTCAGTGCTGAAGACAATGCGCTAAGAGGTCTGATCCCGGCGACCATCGGAGCGATACCGAGGCTTCAGGTGCTATCATTATCGCGCAATGAATTCTCAGGTTCGGTCCCCGCATCTTTGTTTTGCAGCATTGCGTCAGCCAACCACTCGTTTTCGCTTAGGATTGTTCAGCTGGGTTTTAATGCACTCACGGGCATGGTTAAGCCGCCAAATGGGAAATGTTTAAGCGTCATGGAGGTATTGGACCTTAAAGAGAATCAAATACATGGTCTGTTTCCGACGTGGTTGACCAATGTGACGACGATAAGGGTAATGGATCTTTCTGGGAACTTCTTTTCGAGTACGCTACCGGTTGAGATTGGCAATCTTTTGAGGTTAGAGGAGCTTAGAGTGGCGAATAATTCACTCACTGGCGAGGTTCCTAGCGAGATTGTGAAATGCAGTTCGTTACGGGTACTTGATCTTGAAGGGAACCGATTTTCGGGTTTGGTTCCTGGTTTTTTCGGAGTACTAGGAAGCTTAAAGGTGTTATCTTTAGGAAGAAACATGTTCTCCGGTTCAATCCCACTGGAACTTGGAAGGCTCTCCGAGCTTGAAATGTTGAACTTGAGCGACAACAAACTCACAGGGAATGTACCGGAGGAGATAATGCGTCTGAGCAATTTGAGTGCTTTGAATCTTAGCAACAACAGGCTTTCCGGAGAAGTTTTATCTAATATCGGGGACTTAAGTAACTTGCAGATTCTTAACCTGAGTCTTTGCGGGTTTTCAGGGAGCGTTCCTGCTAGTGTTGGGAGTTTGATGAAGCTAGCAGTTCTTGACTTGAGTAAACAAAACCTATCCGGAGAGTTGCCCATTGAGCTCTTCGGGTTACCAAGCCTACAGGTTGTTGCTCTAGAAGATAACCACTTATCTGGGGATGTTCCTGAAGGTTTCAGCAGCTTGGTTAGTCTACAATATTTGAACCTCACCTCAAATGCCTTTACTGGTGAGATTCCCGCAACATATGGATTTCTTCAATCACTAGTTGTTCTCTCCGCATCTCGCAATCGTATTTCGGGTATAATCCCCCCAGAACTCGGTAATTGTTCTGGTCTTGAAGTGCTTGAGCTTCGCTCTAATCGTTTGGAGGGGCACATACCAGGTGATATCTCTCGCTCATCTCGTTTGAAGAAGCTTGATTTGGGTCAAAATAGAATAACAGGTGAAATCCCAGATGAGCTTTCCAATTGCTCGTCTCTGACTTCTCTGTTATTGGACGCAAATCACCTTGCAGGTCATATACCTGACTCATTGTCCAATTTATCGAAGCTAACAACGTTAAATCTTGCCTCTAACAGATTGAGCGGATCCATTCCCGCAAGTCTTTCACGTATTTCGGGTTTGAGATACTTAAATTTGTCTAGCAATGAACTTGAAGGTGAAATTCCAAAAATGTTGGGTACTCGGTTCAATGATCCAGCTGTTTTTGCCACGAATAGAAATCTATGTGGGAAGCCCTTGAATAGAGAGTGTGCAAATGTgagaaggagaaagaagaagaggctGATTCTATTGATCGTCGTGGCTATAGCTGGGGCATGCCTTTTGACAATATGCTGTTGTGGCTATATCTACAGCCTCTTACGTTGGCGCAAGAAGCTTAGAGAAGGGGCAACTGGGGAGAAGAAACGGAGCCCGGCTCGTGCAAGCTCAGGAGGTGAAAGGGGTCGTGGTAGTGGAGAAAATGGAGGGCCAAAACTGGTCATGTTCAATAACAAAATCACAGTTGCAGAGACATTGGAAGCAACAAGGCAATTCGATGAGGAAAACGTCCTCAGCAGAGGAAGATTTGGTCTTATATTCAAGGCATCTTTCCAAGATGGAATGGTGCTAGCAATCCGTCGCCTTCCCGACGGGTCCATCGACGACAACACTTTCCGCAAAGAAGCAGAATCGCTCGGTAAAGTGAAGCACCGAAACCTAACTGTTCTGCGTGGCTATTACGCAGGGCCACCCGATCTAAGGCTCCTCGTCTACGACTACATGCCCAATGGAAACCTTGCCACTCTCCTCCAAGAGGCATCTCACCAAGAAGGGCACGTGCTCAACTGGCCAATGCGTCACCTCATTGCACTTGGCATTGCTCGCGGGATAGCTTTCTTGCACTCGGTCTCGATAGTCCACGGTGACGTCAAGCCGCAAAATGTTCTCTTCGACGCTGATTTTGAAGCCCATTTATCTGAATTCGGCCTGGACAGACTAACCATAGCAACTCCAGCAGAAGCATCTTCCTCGTCCACCCCGATCGGGTCCTTAGGCTATGTATCACCAGAAGCAGCATTGACTGGGCAAGCCACAAGGGAAGCGGACGTGTACAGTTTCGGAATCGTATTGTTAGAGATTCTAACGGGAAGGAAGCCGGTGATGTTCACACAAGACGAAGACATCGTGAAGTGGGTGAAAAGGCAATTGCAGAGGGGCCAGGTCTCGGAGCTGCTCGAACCGGGTTTGCTCGAGCTGGACCCAGAGTCATCGGAGTGGGAAGAATTCCTATTGGGAGTGAAAGTAGCACTGCTTTGCACAGCCCCCGATCCACTCGACAGACCATCAATGACCGACATTGTGTTCATGCTTGAAGGCTGCCGGGTCGGACCCGAAATCCCTTCATCAGCCGATCCCACCTCGCTGCCCTCGCCAGCCTga
- the LOC122317200 gene encoding probable 1-acylglycerol-3-phosphate O-acyltransferase, which produces MSLSRLRWSKMAEEIRNAEMRSSPASTTKSRFLWPSVLRWIPSSTDHILAAEKRLLSLVKTPYVQEKVNIGSGPPGSKVRWFRSKSDEPRFINTVTFDAKDDSPTLVMVHGYGASQGFFFRNFDALASRFRVIAIDQLGWGGSSRPDFTCKSTEETEAWFIDSFEEWRKAKNLSNFILLGHSFGGYVAAKYALKHPDHVQHLILVGPAGFSSESNASESLIRFRATWKGAILNHLWESNFTPQKIIRGIGPWGPNLVRKYTSARFGTYTTGDTLTDEESKLLTDYAYHTLAAKASGELCLKYIFSFGAFARMPLLHSASEWKVPTTFVYGYQDWMNYEGAQEARKRMEVPCEIIRVPQAGHFVFIDNANGFHSAVLYACRKYLSPDANAELLPEGLTSA; this is translated from the exons ATGAGCCTATCTCGCCTTCGGTGGTCAAAAATGGCGGAGGAGATCAGAAACGCCGAGATGCGATCTTCTCCTGCGTCCACAACGAAATCCAGGTTTTTGTGGCCCTCTGTTCTTCGTTGGATTCCCTCCTCAACTGATCACATCCTTGCCGCCGAGAAGCGCCTTCTCTCTCTCGTCaa GACTCCGTATGTTCAAGAAAAGGTTAATATTGGTTCTGGCCCACCCGGGTCCAAGGTCAGGTGGTTTCGTTCTAAAAGTGATGAACCGAGGTTTATCAACACAGTCACATTTGATGCAAAGGATGATTCTCCCACTCTCGTGATGGTTCATGGTTATGGTGCTTCTCAAGGTTTCTTCTTCAGGAATTTTGATGCCCTTGCTAGTCGTTTTAGGGTCATCGCTATCGATCAGCTTGG CTGGGGTGGATCGAGCAGGCCTGACTTCACATGTAAAAGCACCGAAG AAACTGAGGCATGGTTCATTGATTCCTTTGAGGAATGGCGAAAAGCCAAAAACCTTAGCAACTTTATATTGCTTGGACATTCATTTGGAGGCTATGTTGCAGCTAAATATGCTCTGAAG CATCCCGATCATGTTCAGCACTTGATTTTAGTTGGACCTGCTGGATTTTCATCAGAGTCAAATGCCTCTGAGTCGCTTATCCGGTTCAGAGCGACATGGAAAGGAGCAATTCTGAATCATCTGTGGGAGTCTAATTTTACTCCTCAGAAAATCATCCG AGGTATAGGCCCTTGGGGTCCAAATCTTGTTCGAAAGTACACAAGTGCTAGATTTGGTACTTACACAACTGGAGACACACTGACTGACGAGGAGTCCAAATTGCTTACAG ATTATGCTTACCATACTTTGGCGGCAAAAGCTAGTGGAGAGTTGTGcttaaaatatatcttttccTTTGGAGCCTTTGCTCGGATGCCCCTTCTACACAG TGCATCAGAATGGAAAGTGCCAACCACTTTTGTTTACGGCTATCAAGATTGGATGAACTATGAAGGGGCTCAAGAAGCTCGCAAGCGTATGGAGGTCCCTTGTGAAATCATTCGGGTTCCTCAG GCCGGGCACTTTGTGTTTATAGATAACGCAAATGGTTTCCATTCAGCCGTTCTATATGCCTGTCGCAAATATCTTTCACCTGACGCAAATGCTGAATTATTGCCGGAAGGTTTGACATCTGCCTAG
- the LOC122315860 gene encoding kinesin-like protein KIN-7E: protein MSELEELTMQGDTPRWSGQEERIFVSVRVRPLNEKETASHDVFDWECINNNTIRFKHTLPDRAMFPTAYTFDRVFGTDIPTKKVYEEGARDVALSAVSGINSSIFAYGQTSSGKTYTMTGITEHAMTDIYDYIDGHKEREFVLKFSAMEIYNEAVRDLLRSDGAPLRLLDDPEKGTVVERLIEVTLRDWKHLQELLAVCEAERKIGETSLNETSSRSHQILRLTIESSAREYTGAANSRTLAAQLNFVDLAGSERTSQTLAAGTRLKEGAHINRSLLTLGTVIRKLSKGRTGHIPYRDSKLTRILQNSLGGNARTTIVCTMSPARSHVEQSRNTLLFANCAKEVTTNAQVNVLMSDKALVKQLQRELARLEGEMKNLAIGPKTTDVSALLKEKDLKIEKMDQEIQELTRQCELARARAETRRQLTREDQVSGINEYPVLEPSELANPCFDQVSPRTCRPDYKKHFQQFAKNPEDYFLRDIKSSSPDPYEVWEETAKIDDEKCEDGCKEVRCIEVDESRTGKKIEAPLFLSRPEERIGHLSLREVVNVDAVTSPQKGPMEEVNEDVMSPQKRSKKVTDEDAVSYPHARSENITNEEVISYPHKRSEKITNEDVVSYPHKRSESFMNEDAVSSPENGSQDLGDVNIDFAYDDLKQKIQSMQKAINCLISFCPSEPSPSHSEAYTSRSKSMNFGRSRSCRAVVMPIRPAAFEDLPGGPACPQKTLSASRISASYGKLSRKDSQTSLTSAFTEAQNSDKSDDSEDTRSVLSYATGVNEEANPQFKKQFDGLVQIRSEPASYDPRDNGKDVGWAEVQGALQPGSNCYAEFERQRREIIELWGECNVPLVHRTYFFLLFEGDPSDAVYMEVELRRLSFLKAIFSHGTLTVNKSETLTPASSAKALHRERKMLSRKVQKKFSKKERERLYQRWGIGLNSKRRSLQLAFSLWTDTKDMDHLRKSAALVAGLVGKPGRACKETFGLSFLSQQPVSRKSFPWKHALSSLS, encoded by the exons ATGAGTGAGCTGGAGGAGCTAACAATGCAAGGGGATACGCCGAGATGGAGTGGACAAGAAGAGAGAATCTTCGTATCGGTGAGGGTGAGGCCTCTGAATGAGAAAGAAACTGCCTCGCACGATGTGTTCGATTGGGAATGCATCAATAACAATACCATCAGATTCAAGCACACCCTGCCGGACCGGGCCATGTTTCCCACTGCCTATACATTTG ATCGAGTATTTGGGACTGACATTCCCACAAAGAAGGTGTATGAAGAAGGAGCCAGAGACGTTGCCCTTTCAGCAGTCAGTGGTATTAATT CAAGCATTTTCGCATATGGGCAAACCAGCAGTGGAAAGACCTACACCATGACTGGAATTACAGAACATGCAATGACAGATATATATGATTACATAGATGgg CATAAAGAAAGAGAGTTTGTGTTGAAGTTCTCTGCCATGGAGATATACAATGAAGCCGTTAGAGACCTTCTGAGGTCGGACGGTGCTCCACTTAGACTTCTAGATGATCCAGAG AAAGGTACAGTTGTTGAGAGACTTATAGAGGTGACTTTGAGGGACTGGAAACATCTGCAGGAGCTCCTTGCCGTATGTGAAG CTGAAAGAAAGATAGGAGAGACCTCTCTAAATGAAACTAGTTCCAGATCTCATCAAATTTTGCGATTG ACAATTGAAAGCTCTGCTCGTGAATATACTGGCGCCGCAAATTCCAGAACTCTTGCAGCTCAACTG AATTTTGTTGACCTTGCTGGGAGTGAGCGTACTTCTCAGACATTAGCAGCAGGTACAAGATTGAAAGAAGGGGCCCACATAAATCGCAGTTTACTGACTCTAGGAACTGTAATCCGAAAATTAAG CAAAGGAAGAACTGGGCATATTCCTTACAGGGACTCCAAGCTAACACGCATTCTGCAGAACTCCCTGGGAGGCAATGCCAGAACAACCATCGTCTGCACCATGAGCCCTGCCCGCAGTCACGTTGAGCAATCAAGAAACACCCTCTTGTTTGCAAATTGTGCTAAAGAGGTGACTACTAATGCACAGGTTAACGTGTTGATGTCCGATAAGGCATTGGTAAAGCAACTGCAAAGAGAACTGGCTAGACTAGAGGGTGAGATGAAAAACTTAGCAATTGGTCCCAAGACAACTGATGTTTCCGCTTTACTGAAGGAGAAAGATCTCAAGATTGAAAAG ATGGATCAAGAGATTCAAGAATTGACTAGGCAATGTGAGCTTGCTCGTGCTCGGGCTGAGACTAGAAGGCAATTAACTAGAGAAGATCAGGTTTCAGGAATTAATGAATATCCTGTATTAGAACCATCAGAACTAGCCAATCCTTGTTTCGACCAAGTAAGTCCCAGAACATGCAGACCCGATTACAAAAAGCATTTCCAACAATTTGCCAAGAATCCTGAAGACTACTTTCTTCGGGATATCAAGTCTTCTAGTCCTGATCCGTATGAGGTCTGGGAGGAGACTGCCAAAATAGATGATGAGAAATGTGAAGATGGTTGCAAGGAAGTTCGATGCATTGAAGTGGATGAATCGCGAACGGGTAAAAAGATAGAAGCTCCTCTATTCTTATCTCGTCCTGAAGAAAGAATTGGACACTTATCCTTGAGAGAGGTAGTGAATGTAGATGCTGTAACATCCCCACAGAAGGGACCTATGGAGGAAGTGAATGAAGATGTAATGTCACCACAGAAGAGATCTAAGAAGGTTACGGATGAAGATGCAGTGTCATATCCACATGCAAGATCTGAGAATATTACAAATGAAGAGGTAATATCATATCCACATAAACGATCTGAGAAGATTACGAATGAAGATGTAGTATCATATCCACATAAACGATCTGAGAGTTTTATGAATGAAGATGCAGTATCATCCCCGGAGAATGGGTCTCAAGATCTGGGTGATGTCAATATAGATTTCGCTTATGATGATCTGAAGCAAAAAATTCAAAGCATGCAAAAGGCCATCAACTGCCTTATCAGTTTCTGTCCGTCAGAGCCATCTCCAAGTCACTCTGAAGCATACACATCCCGCTCTAAAAGCATGAACTTCGGTAGAAGTAGAAGTTGCAGGGCAGTTGTCATGCCTATACGACCTGCTGCGTTTGAGGACTTGCCCGGAGGACCAGCATGCCCTCAGAAAACGCTTTCTGCATCGAGGATTAGTGCCAGCTATGGGAAATTGTCTAGAAAAGATTCTCAAACTTCTCTAACCAGTGCTTTCACAGAAGCACAAAACAGCGACAAGTCTGATGATTCAGAGGATACTAGAAGCGTCCTAAGTTATGCTACAGGAGTGAATGAAGAGGCCAACCCTCAATTCAAGAAACAATTTGATGGTTTG GTACAAATTAGGAGCGAACCCGCCAGCTATGATCCCAGAGACAATGGAAAGGATGTTGGGTGGGCTGAAGTGCAGGGTGCTCTGCAGCCTGGTTCTAACTGTTATGCCGAATTTGAGAGGCAGCGAAGAGAAATAATTGAACTCTGGGGTGAGTGCAATGTGCCGTTGGTGCATAGAACCtatttcttccttctctttgagggTGATCCTTCAGACGCTGTGTACATGGAAGTAGAGCTCAGACGGCTGTCCTTTCTCAAGGCTATTTTTTCACATGGAACTCTCACGGTGAATAAGAGTGAAACTCTCACACCAGCTTCAAG TGCTAAAGCTCTCCATCGGGAGAGGAAAATGTTGAGCAGGAAAGTGCAAAAGAAATTCTCAAAAAAGGAACGAGAACGCCTTTACCAGAGGTGGGGTATTGGGCTGAACTCAAAGCGAAGGAGCCTACAATTAGCATTCAGCTTATGGACGGACACGAAGGACATGGACCATCTGAGGAAGAGTGCTGCACTTGTTGCAGGCTTGGTGGGGAAGCCAGGTCGGGCATGCAAAGAGACATTTGGACTCAGCTTCTTATCCCAACAACCTGTATCCCGGAAATCGTTTCCGTGGAAACacgctctctcttctctctcgtaA